A genomic region of Rhodohalobacter sp. 614A contains the following coding sequences:
- a CDS encoding ankyrin repeat domain-containing protein, whose amino-acid sequence MRKQKAFRTLSLLILLMTSHVVVKAQDTAQLFEAVKNNQPAKVEQFVKDGGDINIKNGNGNNLLHYAVSIGNEEMVQQLIHSGADVNQVNDNNNTSLNIAIIKGKNAVVDILLKAGANPNFENSDRMNSAHVAALTGNYDVMVSLIANRTDINIMSETGVTPLMLAAAKGHFDVVNLLLKNDAQDLVNRDGENALKWAKQNGHKSIVRILEANPSDSVLSLTSKKEQ is encoded by the coding sequence ATGAGAAAACAAAAAGCTTTTCGGACTCTTTCACTCTTGATTTTATTGATGACTTCGCATGTAGTTGTTAAAGCACAAGACACTGCGCAGTTGTTTGAAGCGGTAAAAAATAACCAGCCCGCCAAAGTTGAACAATTCGTAAAAGACGGTGGTGATATTAATATTAAGAATGGCAATGGAAATAACCTGCTTCATTACGCGGTAAGCATTGGCAATGAAGAGATGGTGCAACAATTGATTCATTCTGGTGCAGATGTTAACCAAGTGAATGACAACAACAATACTTCATTGAATATCGCCATTATTAAAGGTAAAAATGCAGTTGTGGATATTCTTTTAAAAGCCGGGGCAAATCCCAATTTTGAGAATTCTGATCGTATGAACTCCGCACACGTTGCTGCATTAACCGGGAATTATGATGTGATGGTTTCTCTCATTGCCAATAGAACAGATATAAATATAATGAGTGAAACGGGTGTTACTCCATTAATGCTTGCAGCTGCAAAAGGTCATTTTGATGTGGTTAATTTATTATTGAAAAATGATGCGCAAGATCTTGTTAACAGAGATGGAGAAAATGCCTTAAAATGGGCCAAACAAAATGGGCATAAATCAATTGTCCGGATTTTGGAGGCGAATCCCAGTGATAGTGTATTAAGTCTGACATCAAAGAAAGAACAATGA
- a CDS encoding VOC family protein: protein MFDLIFDHYTIKVRNLDASATFYKKVLGLKEITNRTQKSYIRWFSMGDGSELHIVEGDSDRIKTNVGVHLALRLKNFDEFLSHLSRHNINQHNSKGIRDSITTRADGIRQVYFQDPDGYWIEVNEAGTLSNE, encoded by the coding sequence ATGTTCGACTTAATCTTTGACCACTACACCATAAAAGTTAGGAATCTTGATGCCAGCGCCACGTTTTACAAAAAGGTGTTGGGGCTGAAAGAAATTACAAACCGAACTCAAAAATCGTATATACGGTGGTTTTCGATGGGTGACGGCAGCGAATTACATATTGTTGAGGGAGATTCCGACAGGATAAAAACCAATGTTGGTGTACACCTTGCTCTTCGGCTTAAAAATTTTGATGAATTTCTCTCGCATCTCAGTCGGCATAATATCAATCAACATAATTCAAAAGGAATTCGGGATAGCATAACTACTCGAGCCGATGGCATTCGTCAAGTCTATTTCCAGGATCCTGATGGGTATTGGATCGAGGTGAATGAAGCAGGTACACTTTCAAATGAGTAA
- a CDS encoding DUF6122 family protein — translation MSIVLMLHIFLHFVVPFIVGFTFYKKRWLNAALIMILTMIVDLDHLLADPIYDPNRCSINFHPLHTTPAILFYGLMFLFPWGYRIFTKKTDKESTMRIVQLVGLGLLIHMFLDWTDCWV, via the coding sequence ATTAGTATTGTATTAATGCTTCACATTTTTCTGCATTTCGTTGTTCCTTTCATCGTAGGATTTACTTTCTATAAAAAAAGATGGTTGAACGCTGCGCTCATTATGATTTTGACTATGATCGTTGATTTGGATCATCTGCTGGCCGATCCGATTTATGATCCGAACAGATGCTCCATAAATTTTCATCCCTTACATACAACTCCAGCCATTCTTTTTTATGGTTTGATGTTTTTGTTTCCTTGGGGTTATAGAATATTCACTAAAAAAACCGATAAAGAATCAACAATGAGAATTGTGCAGCTGGTGGGACTCGGCCTCCTGATTCACATGTTTCTTGACTGGACGGATTGTTGGGTCTGA
- a CDS encoding VOC family protein, which produces MQLGAFSISLAVKDIKASKEFYEKLGFEEFGGHLEQNWLIMKNGDYIIGLFQGMFDKNILTFNPGWNQDAEKLESFTDVRELQKNLKESGIEFDTEADESTEGPASFVIVDPDGNPILVDQHV; this is translated from the coding sequence ATGCAATTAGGAGCTTTTTCAATCAGCCTGGCCGTGAAGGACATCAAAGCCTCAAAAGAGTTTTACGAAAAACTGGGATTTGAAGAATTCGGGGGACATCTTGAGCAGAACTGGCTAATCATGAAAAATGGCGATTATATCATCGGACTTTTCCAGGGAATGTTTGATAAAAATATCCTGACTTTCAACCCCGGCTGGAATCAGGATGCTGAAAAACTCGAATCGTTTACTGACGTTCGGGAGCTTCAAAAAAATTTGAAAGAGAGCGGAATTGAATTCGACACGGAAGCTGACGAATCCACGGAAGGTCCGGCCAGTTTTGTGATTGTTGATCCGGACGGAAATCCGATTTTGGTAGATCAACACGTGTAG
- a CDS encoding helix-turn-helix domain-containing protein — protein MNQKSIAVLPFVNMSSDSGNEYFSDGMTEEIINALAGIQELKVTARTSSFAFKNRQVDVRHIGNQLGVSTVLEGSIRKIKDRVRISAQLIRTDDGFHIWSEKYDRNLVHIFELQDEISLAIAEKIRENFGHFEVQDHLVKEGTKNVNAYDAYLQGRFYELKWNHQATKRAIEHYKDSIRLDSQNPRPYFSIVQCYITLTFWNAINKQEGIRHAEFYLSKGAEINKNLPEYHLACAAQKIMLQWDATGSYDYFKKVLTQNPNHSEALESLAGLYITVGSFDEALQHISKALEVNPLSPNHIFLKGNIYYFAGKYEKAIGMMEKVLNLDPNWIFAIQIKAACLVLQGRKEVFEDFINSYSHLNFSKYYKNLFSLLHEHKDLDIELADDIDSEYQPWELYFYTLRGNFNEALQKLRWGLNNQIGQYYCHRFDPFLSELRQQQEYRKLEAETKITLPLLSRELQTDQESVPLISDDEEVQRLSKNLRFIMSEEQLYLQQDLSLKSLADHLDTTANKLSWLINETMNINFNDFVNGYRLQAFQEKATDPKNQNFTLLGLAFESGFNSKSAFNDYFKKKTGATPRIWLKNHQ, from the coding sequence ATGAATCAAAAATCCATTGCAGTTCTCCCTTTCGTAAATATGAGTTCCGATTCCGGAAACGAATATTTTAGCGATGGTATGACAGAGGAAATCATCAACGCACTGGCTGGTATTCAGGAATTGAAAGTAACGGCCCGAACCTCTTCTTTCGCCTTCAAAAACCGACAGGTAGATGTTCGCCACATCGGAAACCAACTTGGAGTTTCAACTGTACTGGAAGGCAGTATTCGGAAAATTAAAGACCGTGTCAGAATCTCCGCACAGCTTATCCGTACGGATGACGGCTTTCATATCTGGTCGGAAAAATATGACCGAAACCTTGTGCATATTTTTGAACTTCAGGATGAAATCAGCCTGGCCATCGCCGAAAAAATCAGGGAGAACTTTGGACATTTTGAAGTGCAGGATCATTTGGTTAAAGAAGGAACCAAAAATGTAAATGCATACGATGCGTATCTCCAGGGGCGATTTTATGAATTAAAATGGAATCACCAAGCCACGAAAAGAGCTATCGAACATTATAAAGATAGTATTCGGCTTGATTCCCAAAATCCCAGGCCATACTTCAGTATTGTTCAGTGCTACATTACGTTAACTTTCTGGAATGCCATCAACAAGCAAGAGGGAATCCGCCATGCAGAATTTTATCTTTCAAAAGGTGCTGAAATCAACAAGAACCTTCCGGAATATCACCTAGCTTGTGCCGCTCAAAAAATTATGCTTCAATGGGATGCCACAGGATCATACGACTATTTCAAAAAGGTACTTACTCAGAATCCAAACCATTCCGAAGCGCTGGAATCACTGGCGGGGTTGTATATCACGGTGGGTTCATTTGATGAAGCCTTGCAACACATCAGCAAAGCATTGGAAGTGAACCCACTCTCTCCCAATCATATATTTCTGAAAGGCAACATCTATTACTTCGCTGGAAAATATGAGAAAGCCATCGGCATGATGGAAAAAGTATTGAATCTGGATCCAAATTGGATATTTGCTATTCAGATAAAAGCAGCCTGTTTAGTACTGCAAGGGAGAAAAGAAGTGTTTGAGGATTTCATTAACTCTTACAGTCATCTGAATTTTTCCAAGTACTACAAAAACCTCTTCAGTTTGCTTCACGAACATAAGGACCTGGATATTGAATTGGCTGATGATATTGATTCTGAATACCAGCCCTGGGAACTCTATTTTTATACGCTTCGAGGCAATTTTAACGAAGCTCTGCAAAAACTGAGATGGGGTTTGAATAACCAAATTGGTCAATATTATTGCCACCGGTTTGACCCGTTTTTGAGCGAGTTAAGACAGCAGCAAGAGTACCGGAAACTGGAAGCTGAGACTAAAATCACACTCCCTCTTCTGAGCAGAGAACTTCAGACTGATCAGGAATCTGTTCCTCTTATTTCAGACGATGAAGAAGTACAACGATTGAGCAAAAATTTACGGTTTATCATGAGTGAGGAACAGCTTTACCTTCAGCAGGATCTCTCACTAAAAAGCCTGGCGGATCATTTGGATACCACGGCAAACAAGCTCTCATGGCTTATCAATGAAACCATGAATATAAATTTCAACGATTTTGTGAATGGATACCGGCTGCAAGCTTTCCAGGAAAAAGCAACAGATCCCAAGAACCAAAACTTCACTTTACTCGGCCTTGCCTTCGAAAGCGGCTTCAACTCTAAATCCGCTTTTAATGATTATTTCAAAAAGAAAACCGGGGCAACTCCAAGAATCTGGTTGAAAAATCATCAGTAA
- a CDS encoding FIST signal transduction protein: protein MKIDQFSIDNNRFTFSKREIVEPEEASFILFFTSRTHLEKPDWLAAIHETYAGVPVVSCSTSGEIYEADILDDSVSAIAVQLEKTPTRIVLAHLQDFKNSFEAGKYLAEKLNQPDLKHVFITSDGWLVNGTDLLDGMYSVLQDQVTISGGMAGDGANFAQTLVGLNDDIQSGNIAAIGFYGDKMKFGFGSHGGWDEYGSSMKVTRATGRVIYELDGKPALDLYKLHLGDDANGLPGTALLYPVAVTFGDHRDAVVRTVHYVDELNKSIVLGGDVSEGSSMRFMRAEFDDLMKGVEEAAVQASEMIQSPIELAIVVSCIGRKLLFGQTIQKEIDLTKDHIGNQAVLVGFYSYGEICPVKKEFAQLNHQMLTITAISEILH, encoded by the coding sequence GTGAAAATTGATCAGTTTAGCATAGATAACAATCGGTTCACTTTTTCAAAGCGCGAAATAGTAGAGCCGGAAGAAGCAAGCTTTATTCTTTTTTTTACAAGCCGTACCCATTTGGAAAAACCGGATTGGCTTGCGGCAATACATGAAACCTATGCCGGTGTACCGGTTGTATCCTGTTCTACATCCGGTGAAATTTATGAGGCCGATATTCTTGATGACTCTGTTTCTGCCATTGCTGTTCAATTGGAGAAGACTCCAACCCGCATAGTGTTGGCACATTTACAGGATTTTAAAAATAGTTTTGAAGCCGGCAAATATCTGGCTGAGAAATTAAATCAACCAGATTTAAAGCATGTTTTCATAACCAGTGATGGCTGGCTGGTGAACGGTACGGATTTGCTTGATGGAATGTACAGCGTATTGCAAGATCAGGTTACTATTAGTGGGGGAATGGCTGGCGACGGAGCCAATTTTGCACAAACATTGGTTGGGCTTAATGATGATATCCAATCCGGTAATATTGCAGCCATTGGTTTCTATGGTGATAAAATGAAGTTTGGGTTTGGAAGTCACGGAGGCTGGGATGAGTATGGCTCAAGCATGAAAGTTACCCGTGCCACAGGAAGAGTAATTTATGAACTGGATGGAAAACCGGCACTCGATTTGTACAAATTACATCTCGGAGACGATGCAAATGGTTTACCGGGCACAGCACTTTTATATCCTGTTGCGGTCACTTTTGGTGATCATAGAGATGCTGTTGTCCGCACCGTCCATTATGTTGATGAGTTGAACAAAAGCATTGTTTTGGGCGGGGATGTATCCGAAGGAAGCTCAATGCGATTTATGCGTGCTGAATTTGATGATTTAATGAAAGGAGTGGAAGAGGCCGCTGTCCAGGCATCCGAAATGATTCAATCACCAATTGAATTAGCCATTGTGGTCAGTTGCATAGGGCGAAAACTTCTTTTTGGGCAAACCATTCAAAAAGAGATTGATTTGACGAAGGATCACATTGGCAATCAGGCCGTACTCGTTGGATTCTACAGTTATGGCGAAATATGCCCTGTAAAGAAAGAGTTTGCGCAACTAAATCATCAAATGCTGACGATTACAGCTATCTCAGAAATTTTGCATTAA
- a CDS encoding helix-turn-helix domain-containing protein, whose translation MLNQKSIAVLPFTNISTDPENRYFADGMTDEIINALCKIKGLKVTSRTSSFAYRDHSTDVRFIGNELGVSTILEGSVRNQGNRVRISAQLIRTDTGFQLWAERFDRELSDIFELQDEISRIIADRIRENFGHLEVGDQLVTTRTASPKAYNSYLQGRYYQFQWTQKGLQKALQAYKASIAADPDYPMPYLGLCQCFVYLSAWNFSDRMKGMYMAHHFLSKLGPEHEHIPEYHYTKGMFHFWGKWEFETAAQYFLKTLSLNPNNSDAMQSLASLYYVTGNFKEAHSFIDRAFALNPNSTTNHYTKATTYYLEKNYKAAIQSLDKCPELENEWTMTSQLKAICLLLLNEENLFRHLVSGFDEIERQKFQHLWHQFYNTAETISLKLIDRTDHHLPIETYILLYEGKQDECLAHLQRAIQNRSGSHIHFLSDPLLEPIKHNPAYQELCHATFPQTEISHEEQENEDKSNSLLDANELKHFEAALRQAMNNDKVYLAPDITLRSLAERIDLHPNKLSWLLNDHLSMNFNDYINSYRLEAFQQRALDPANKNYTLLGLAFESGFNSKSAFNDYFKKKTGLTPRAWLKQNR comes from the coding sequence ATGCTTAACCAGAAATCCATTGCGGTTCTTCCTTTTACCAATATCAGCACAGATCCGGAAAATCGATATTTTGCTGATGGAATGACGGATGAAATCATCAATGCTCTCTGTAAAATCAAGGGATTAAAAGTTACTTCACGAACCTCTTCTTTTGCTTACCGCGATCATTCAACCGATGTACGGTTCATCGGAAATGAATTGGGAGTGTCTACAATTCTTGAGGGAAGTGTTAGAAACCAGGGAAACCGTGTGCGTATTTCGGCTCAATTGATACGAACCGATACCGGGTTTCAACTTTGGGCCGAACGGTTCGACCGGGAATTATCTGATATCTTTGAGCTCCAGGATGAAATCAGCCGCATTATTGCCGACCGGATTCGCGAAAACTTTGGCCACCTTGAGGTTGGAGATCAGTTGGTCACCACCAGAACGGCAAGTCCCAAAGCCTATAACAGTTATTTACAGGGCAGATACTATCAGTTTCAGTGGACTCAAAAAGGCCTGCAAAAAGCGTTACAAGCGTACAAAGCCAGCATTGCAGCAGATCCGGATTACCCGATGCCCTATCTCGGCCTGTGCCAGTGTTTTGTGTACCTCTCAGCCTGGAATTTTTCCGACCGCATGAAAGGCATGTACATGGCCCATCATTTTTTGAGTAAACTGGGTCCTGAACATGAGCATATTCCCGAATATCATTATACCAAAGGAATGTTTCATTTTTGGGGAAAATGGGAGTTTGAAACGGCTGCGCAATATTTTTTAAAAACTCTCAGCCTGAATCCAAACAATAGTGATGCCATGCAATCACTGGCAAGTCTATACTATGTTACTGGAAATTTTAAGGAAGCTCACTCATTTATTGACAGAGCATTTGCACTCAATCCAAATTCAACAACGAATCACTACACCAAAGCAACAACCTATTACTTAGAAAAAAACTATAAAGCAGCGATACAAAGTCTCGATAAATGTCCTGAATTGGAAAATGAATGGACGATGACATCCCAATTAAAGGCAATTTGTTTACTGCTTCTGAATGAGGAAAACTTATTCAGGCACTTGGTTTCCGGGTTTGATGAAATCGAACGACAAAAATTCCAGCATCTCTGGCATCAATTTTATAATACAGCAGAAACAATCAGCCTAAAACTCATTGACAGAACCGATCATCATCTCCCTATTGAAACATATATACTTCTTTATGAGGGAAAACAGGACGAATGTTTAGCTCATCTCCAAAGGGCGATTCAAAACAGAAGCGGTTCACATATCCATTTTTTGAGTGATCCTCTCCTTGAACCGATAAAACACAATCCAGCTTACCAGGAACTCTGTCACGCTACTTTTCCCCAAACAGAGATCTCTCATGAAGAGCAGGAAAACGAGGATAAATCCAATTCCCTACTTGATGCAAATGAATTGAAGCATTTTGAGGCTGCACTCCGGCAAGCAATGAATAATGACAAGGTATATCTCGCACCTGATATAACTTTAAGATCGTTAGCCGAACGAATTGATCTTCATCCAAACAAATTGTCGTGGTTATTGAACGATCATCTGTCAATGAATTTCAATGATTATATAAATAGTTATCGGCTGGAGGCATTTCAACAAAGAGCGCTGGACCCTGCCAACAAAAATTACACACTCCTTGGCCTGGCTTTCGAAAGCGGCTTCAACTCCAAATCTGCCTTTAATGATTATTTCAAGAAGAAAACCGGTTTAACGCCGAGGGCCTGGCTTAAACAGAATAGGTAG
- a CDS encoding SDR family oxidoreductase produces the protein MENILLAGATGYLGKYIVRELTLWGIPAVTIARNPEKLGDIDSNLIRVIKAEITQPESLKNVCDGIDTVISTVGITRQQDGLTYMDVDYQANLNLLREAQKARIRKFIYISVIDGDKLRHLAITYAKEKFVDELKASGLEYTVIRANGFYSDMREFLKMAKNGKIYLFGNGEYKLNPIHGADLAEICIRAISQTTKEITVGGPDILTQNEIAEMAFCAWNKSPNIIHLPDWIRKSVITGARFFTSSKTYGPLEFFLTMMARDNMAPRHGTHRLQDFYKRICEDSLLEEKSDSKLKDSKS, from the coding sequence ATGGAAAATATTTTACTCGCCGGAGCAACCGGATATTTAGGCAAATATATCGTCAGAGAATTGACGTTATGGGGAATCCCGGCTGTTACAATTGCAAGAAATCCTGAAAAGCTGGGTGATATTGATTCAAATCTTATCCGGGTTATAAAAGCAGAAATCACTCAGCCCGAAAGCTTAAAAAATGTATGTGATGGTATTGATACGGTGATTTCAACCGTGGGAATCACTCGTCAACAGGATGGCCTTACTTACATGGATGTGGATTACCAGGCCAACCTCAATCTCCTCAGGGAAGCTCAAAAAGCCAGGATTCGAAAATTCATCTATATCTCGGTCATTGATGGGGACAAACTCCGTCACCTCGCCATCACATATGCCAAAGAAAAATTTGTGGATGAACTGAAAGCATCCGGCCTGGAGTACACAGTCATTCGGGCAAATGGATTCTATTCCGATATGCGGGAATTCCTGAAGATGGCTAAAAATGGAAAGATTTACCTCTTCGGAAATGGAGAATATAAACTGAATCCCATTCACGGGGCTGATCTGGCCGAGATTTGTATCCGGGCAATTTCCCAAACTACAAAGGAAATCACTGTTGGCGGACCGGATATCCTCACTCAAAATGAAATTGCTGAGATGGCTTTCTGTGCCTGGAATAAGTCTCCCAACATTATTCACCTGCCTGATTGGATACGAAAATCTGTGATTACCGGGGCCAGATTTTTTACTTCGTCAAAGACGTATGGTCCGCTGGAATTTTTCCTAACAATGATGGCACGGGACAATATGGCTCCACGCCACGGCACCCACCGGCTACAGGATTTTTACAAACGAATATGTGAGGATTCTCTGCTTGAGGAAAAATCTGACAGCAAGCTTAAAGACTCCAAATCATAA
- a CDS encoding S41 family peptidase, protein MDRFKQLIAASILVIATFLGCENVILGSDEESNPEHIFEMFWNDFNEHYALFEVKEINWNNLHSHYRPQVTPETTDEELWDIVTEMLLPLDDEHVKLRSTDNQHVFSAGEFKNLHALDEFSIQLIAENYVEALYQTEDYFSFGKLYDHNIGYIHLIAMMGENPLVVYDVFKALGNVDAIIVDIRNNIGGNDEYAHGFAGGFSDGEHFIYTVETKNGPGYSDFDTPKKHFTQPFKADNFSKPVVLLTDEFTVSGGEIFTLNMKAFDHVTHIGDTTAGAHSDVGPARFLPNGWTYEYSIQRYLMPDGKSLEGIGIAPDIKLQNTKKDIENGQDKVLEYAITYLEEQMNH, encoded by the coding sequence ATGGATCGTTTTAAACAACTAATCGCAGCTTCAATTCTTGTAATCGCAACGTTTTTAGGATGCGAGAATGTAATTTTGGGTTCTGATGAAGAAAGTAATCCTGAACATATTTTTGAAATGTTTTGGAATGATTTCAATGAGCACTATGCCCTGTTTGAAGTGAAAGAGATTAACTGGAACAACCTGCATTCTCATTATCGTCCACAGGTAACACCAGAAACAACCGATGAAGAACTTTGGGATATTGTGACTGAAATGCTGCTTCCTCTGGATGACGAACATGTGAAACTGCGATCAACCGACAATCAACATGTTTTTAGTGCCGGTGAATTTAAAAACCTTCATGCACTTGATGAGTTTAGTATTCAGTTAATTGCTGAAAATTATGTGGAAGCACTCTATCAAACTGAGGACTATTTCTCCTTTGGGAAACTATATGATCACAACATCGGCTATATCCATTTAATAGCCATGATGGGCGAAAATCCACTGGTCGTTTATGATGTTTTCAAAGCACTCGGTAATGTGGATGCAATCATCGTAGACATACGAAACAATATCGGGGGCAACGATGAATATGCTCACGGATTTGCCGGTGGATTTTCGGATGGAGAACATTTTATTTATACAGTCGAGACAAAAAATGGTCCGGGATATTCAGATTTCGATACTCCAAAAAAACACTTCACACAACCTTTTAAAGCCGACAATTTTTCCAAACCTGTGGTTCTTCTTACAGATGAATTCACAGTTAGCGGTGGGGAGATTTTTACTCTCAATATGAAAGCTTTTGATCACGTAACACACATTGGCGACACAACAGCAGGGGCACATTCTGATGTAGGGCCTGCTCGATTTCTACCCAACGGCTGGACATATGAATACTCCATCCAAAGATATTTGATGCCGGATGGAAAAAGCCTCGAAGGGATTGGCATTGCTCCGGATATTAAACTTCAAAACACGAAAAAAGATATTGAAAACGGACAGGATAAAGTGTTGGAATATGCAATCACATATTTAGAAGAGCAGATGAACCATTAA
- a CDS encoding metallophosphoesterase, with protein sequence MPWSLRMVMYAAILIILFLSYLGFRYFISVKRANLKPRWFWRSLFVMLAIPFLVYPFSGLFEFWSTGYFSLEEYPYFMIYLFWYGLVFTGVMLNWLILHDILLPILSRLSKSDKSIVQKRFAKSFLVVMALTLVYTAGKMILDTHRITVEEITVDLPEISGEGESFTIVHISDLQADHFTDETKTDRYIGLINEANPDMVVFTGDLITSGLNHVQAGARALGKINSTYGVFAVLGDHDYWAGSDAIVDALRMEGVNILLNEDSTLVHENIPISVTGVTEIYSSQLDNQSLGTLINDYRGEGIKMVMSHQASDRLIEFSQHSGTDLLLGGHTHGGQIIIPIFFYPFTAVREETEFVSGHWQLDEMFLNVNNGLGFTLSPVRYNVPAQISVIRVE encoded by the coding sequence ATGCCCTGGTCACTTCGAATGGTAATGTATGCTGCCATTCTTATTATTCTTTTTCTTAGCTATCTCGGATTTCGTTACTTCATTAGTGTAAAACGTGCGAATTTAAAACCACGATGGTTTTGGCGGTCACTTTTTGTGATGCTTGCCATTCCTTTTCTTGTGTATCCCTTTTCAGGTCTGTTTGAATTCTGGTCTACAGGGTATTTCTCACTTGAGGAATATCCCTATTTCATGATTTACCTGTTTTGGTACGGGCTGGTTTTTACCGGAGTTATGCTGAATTGGCTGATACTTCACGATATTCTGCTGCCGATTTTATCCCGACTTTCGAAATCGGACAAATCAATCGTACAAAAAAGGTTTGCGAAAAGTTTCCTGGTGGTGATGGCTTTGACATTGGTTTACACTGCCGGCAAGATGATTTTGGATACCCATCGAATCACCGTAGAAGAAATAACGGTAGATCTTCCTGAGATATCAGGTGAAGGGGAATCGTTTACAATCGTTCATATTTCGGACCTTCAGGCCGATCATTTTACGGATGAAACAAAAACGGATCGATATATCGGATTAATTAATGAAGCCAATCCCGATATGGTTGTGTTTACAGGTGATCTGATCACTTCCGGCTTAAACCACGTGCAGGCTGGAGCGCGGGCATTGGGGAAAATCAATTCGACGTATGGAGTTTTCGCTGTTTTGGGTGATCACGATTATTGGGCGGGATCTGATGCTATTGTCGATGCCTTGAGAATGGAGGGAGTAAATATTCTATTGAATGAGGATTCTACTTTGGTTCACGAAAATATTCCAATATCTGTTACCGGAGTTACTGAGATTTACAGTTCTCAGCTTGATAACCAGAGTTTGGGAACTCTAATCAATGATTATCGGGGTGAGGGAATAAAAATGGTTATGAGTCACCAGGCTTCCGATCGGCTGATTGAATTTTCTCAACATTCTGGAACTGATTTGTTATTAGGCGGCCATACACATGGCGGACAGATAATTATTCCTATTTTCTTTTACCCGTTTACTGCGGTTCGCGAAGAAACAGAGTTTGTCAGCGGTCACTGGCAATTGGATGAGATGTTTCTCAACGTAAACAACGGGCTTGGATTTACGCTTTCTCCCGTTCGATACAATGTTCCGGCCCAGATTTCTGTCATCCGGGTTGAATAA